The Populus trichocarpa isolate Nisqually-1 chromosome 11, P.trichocarpa_v4.1, whole genome shotgun sequence genome has a segment encoding these proteins:
- the LOC7485568 gene encoding COP1-interacting protein 7, whose translation MVTMNSSTLLDYALFQLTPTRTRCDLVLFYGGKNEKLASGLFEPFISHLEYIKDQISKGGYSIKLCPPTKNAPWFTKGTFERFVRFVSTPAVLERFISLEREILQIEESSVQANELSNTNVAGQLEEGSGPAANRITRKSSDSSKLKGELEKSDHAVPEENSKIQFQRLLEARKTLLRKEQAMAYARGLVAGFEVDNINDLISFADVFGASRLREACNNFKELCKKKHGDGLWMEELAAMEACPPSELSFLGTSGIVLANEISALNQNVMLNLANNGVSTGDSVPKGSSDASRSDSTADSKKDGSMATSDQIPSTNAKVQVPMQWPYMYNFQGPVPQFPPYQGYPFPTMQPIPPHYPRNMQWPSSVKELSPGKKDKSMNKKGYEYSGEERQTESSDSDVNDSDSHTDQEKKRSSTDVHYKKKHRKKSSKTVVIRNINYITPKRRNGGSGSFSDETSTDEDDFIDEDTIKQKVDDAVGPLEKLHKSNSSTHRRKGLNKSNHKSNESSDSPNQDFADGLVSNTSKVGRTNENWDTFQSLLIKDDCTVNGVEKLQPVDVREEHFIIRSAGDGTSSGINPAMELGPEKVLNKRMAAGDSFVVTQRDGEHEDRVRPEDIENAEGFRPIMKRRDSSDEDLLISRRLEESSGLGGILSRTSRTSIIKPGKGDDWFVINHSGKPESQDAANCMLSLEGDSSNAKPSRKDVLVDDSFMVHARSTADDPYDSQWKTDIRMAADLTLSSQPENGTADHNHEVLDAYEPNDLCAVLERHSGFESTRESWDTDRGIDISFMEAQRSPNVESGDQIEKKLPSNTDKTAIKKNGIIGRKVPEVRSKIVQGYLGKSKTEMTSKGKKSSLASKPAIQKSKQEKEEETRKKMEELVIQRQKRIAERTAAAAGALAATKRVSLESKTVKGSPKSDKRNHSYTPERQTR comes from the exons ATGGTCACAATGAATTCTTCAACTCTTCTTGACTATGCCCTCTTTCAACTCACTCCAACTCGAACCAG GTGTGATCTGGTTCTCTTCTATGGAGGCAAGAATGAGAAGCTGGCTTCTGGGTTATTTGAACCATTCATTTCACACCTTGAATATATTAAAGATCAGATTTCCAAAGGAGGGTATTCCATCAAACTTTGCCCACCAACCAAAAATGCTCCTTGGTTCACCAAAGGCACTTTTGAGAG ATTTGTTCGCTTTGTTAGTACACCAGCAGTGCTCGAGAGATTTATCAGTCTAGAAAGAGAAATTCTGCAGATTGAGGAGAGTTCCGTTCAGGCCAATGAATTGTCAAACACAAATGTAGCTGGACAGCTGGAGGAAG GGAGTGGACCAGCTGCCAATCGTATCACACGGAAGTCAAGCGATTCCTCCAAG CTAAAAGGTGAACTTGAGAAAAGTGATCATGCTGTGCCTGAGGAAAACTCCAA GATCCAATTTCAACGGCTTCTGGAAGCCCGGAAAACATTGCTTCGCAAAGAGCAAGCAATGGCTTATGCCCGTGGTCTTGTTGCTGGATTTGAAGTGGACAACATAAATGATCTCATCTCCTTTGCAGATGTTTTTGGAGCTTCACGGTTAAG GGAAGCATGCAACAATTTCAAGGAGTTATGTAAAAAGAAGCATGGGGATGGTCTTTGGATGGAAGAATTAGCAGCAATGGAGGCATGCCCTCCATCAGAACTGTCATTTTTGGGAACTTCAGGAATTGTACTTGCAAATGAAATTAGTGCCCTTAATCAGAATGTCATGCTAAACTTGGCAAACAATGGGGTATCCACTGGTGATTCTGTGCCCAAAGGATCTTCAGATGCATCAAGATCTGATTCAACAGCAGACAGCAAAAAGG ATGGAAGCATGGCAACATCTGACCAGATACCATCAACTAATGCCAAAGTTCAAGTACCAATGCAGTGGCCATATATGTACAATTTCCAAGGCCCTGTTCCTCAATTTCCTCCATATCAAGGATATCCTTTCCCTACCATGCAGCCTATTCCTCCTCATTATCCAAGAAATATGCAGTGGCCTTCTAGTGTGAAAGAACTTAGTCCAGGAAAGAAGGATAAATCCATGAACAAAAAAGGATATGAATATTCAGGAGAAGAAAGACAAACAGAGTCCAGTGACTCTGATGTGAATGATTCAGATTCCCATACGGATCAGGAAAAAAAGCGCTCTTCTACAGATGTTCATTACAAGAAAAAACACAGGAAGAAGTCATCTAAGACCGTGGTTATCCGCAACATTAACTACATCACCCCCAAGAGAAGAAATGGAGGAAGTGGTAGTTTTTCTGATGAAACTTCTACGGATGAGGATGATTTCATTGATGAAGATACCATCAAACAGAAGGTAGATGATGCAGTTGGACCGTTGGAGAAATTGCACAAGTCAAATTCCAGTACACATAGAAGAAAAGGTTTGAACAAGAGTAACCACAAGTCAAATGAATCAAGTGATTCTCCCAACCAGGATTTTGCTGATGGCCTTGTTTCAAATACATCCAAGGTAGGAAGAACAAACGAGAATTGGGATACTTTCCAGAGCCTTCTGATTAAAGATGATTGCACGGTTAATGGAGTAGAAAAGTTGCAGCCAGTGGATGTTCGGGAAGAGCATTTCATAATCAGAAGTGCTGGAGATGGAACTTCATCAGGGATCAATCCTGCTATGGAATTGGGACCAGAGAAAGTACTGAACAAAAGGATGGCTGCGGGTGATTCATTTGTTGTGACTCAGAGGGATGGGGAACATGAGGATAGAGTTAGGCCGGAAGATATTGAAAATGCAGAGGGTTTTAGACCAATCATGAAGAGAAGGGACTCGTCAGATGAAGATTTGCTAATTTCACGAAGATTAGAAGAATCTAGTGGACTTGGAGGTATCTTATCTCGTACTAGTAGGACATCCATAATCAAGCCTGGAAAAGGAGATGATTGGTTTGTTATCAATCATTCAGGGAAACCAGAAAGCCAGGATGCAGCCAATTGCATGCTGTCACTAGAGGGTGATTCTTCAAATGCCAAGCCAAGTAGAAAAGACGTACTTGTTGATGATTCTTTCATGGTTCACGCTCGATCAACTGCAGATGATCCATATGATTCACAGTGGAAAACTGACATAAGAATGGCCGCGGATCTAACTTTATCTTCCCAGCCAGAAAATGGAACTGCAGATCATAATCATGAAGTACTGGATGCCTATGAACCGAATGACCTTTGTGCGGTCCTTGAACGGCATTCTGGATTTGAATCTACAAGAGAATCCTGGGACACAGACCGGGGAATTGACATATCATTCATGGAAGCTCAGAGAAGCCCGAACGTTGAATCTGGAGATCAAATTGAGAAGAAGCTTCCTTCAAACACTGACAAGACCGCCATCAAGAAGAATGGAATTATTGGGAGAAAAGTTCCAGAAGTGAGGTCTAAAATTGTGCAAGGATACCTCGGTAAGAGCAAAACTGAGATGACGTCTAAAGGCAAGAAATCATCACTTGCCAGTAAGCCCGCAATTCAGAAGAGCAAGCAAGAGAAG GAAGAAGAGACTAGGAAGAAAATGGAAGAGTTAGTGATTCAACGCCAAAAAAGGATTGCTGAAAGAACTGCAGCAGCTGCCGGTGCTCTGGCAGCAACCAAGAGAGTATCATTGGAGAGCAAAACAGTGAAAGGTTCTCCCAAGTCTGACAAAAGAAATCATTCCTATACCCCCGAGAGACAAACAAGATAG
- the LOC7485567 gene encoding uncharacterized protein At4g04980: MFELPLYFECFCCSSRQKLEISPLSISCLNKYLWFTIIFILVTFLYVNSGSSLKVMSTGIFCGLKPLLFGGKTSRFEVVKSAHLVKGQKKESQEPKMERSRSRGSPGNFILMMELRKKIITFRDIIDLPPFDGSLSINELVMGTMKDLHKFYPEIIPSSQLSEVKGASIDKVLIYFCEALKSIGDSWMMNQEWMDKATYNMYNNNDHRINSEQIVEIALATLTCLIKIPREMFDVMDEYEPNKDCSKSNAFSKILTGSYSDINSYSPCGASPETPTSVLPQFMGSPASVEFANFYCSSPRLRSLRAQALGKLNPMDIKRLSFQYMPSNLETQDGNSLNRKDSVDDETMAEMEAKSKPLYQTSNSDEELMFEMEASSNSEVKKASGIEDPRDYSSKTRMPQIAASEITIVTTKATGLLKPSAALSQNASQVPPAQPLISSPMMVDVVATPLQPPSTPQPLKLQPDVAIPQPPPPPSLPPIVLQPTTVTVGSVPLPPPPPPTMSKTVAAAAAPPPPPPMAFGTATVALPPPPMLSGSGTVSPTPPPPPPPQTSTARTASPPPPPPMMSSKGSMPLPPPPPPMPLGNGAAPPPPPPGAARSLRPKKTQTKLKRSSQMGTLYRALKGKVEGGNQVTKSSSGRKGPASSSAGGKQGMADALAEITKRSAYFQQIEEDVQKHAKAVTELKATISSFKTKDLTELIKFHKHVESILENLTDETQVLARFEGFPQKKLEALRTAAALGSKLNGVVSELQNWKIQPPLGQLLDKAECYFNKIKGDLDALERTKDEESKKFRSHNIDFDFYILVQIKESMVDVSSNCMELALKERRQAKAAGKAVTRTKTEPKKACAKMLWRAFQFAFRVYSFAGGHDDRADKLTRELAHEIETDSHDQ, from the exons ATGTTCGAACTCCCCCTGTACTTTGAATGTTTCTGCTGTTCTTCACGACAGAAACTTGAAATATCCCCTCTGTCAATCTCTTGTTTGAACAAATATCTATGGTTTACCATCATTTTCATTCTTGTTACGTTTCTTTATGTTAATTCTGGTTCTAGCTTAAAAGTTATGTCAACTGGTATCTTCTGTGGTTTAAAGCCTTTGCTTTTTGGAGGCAAGACTTCTAGATTTGAG GTGGTGAAAAGCGCTCACCTAGTCAAGGGTCAGAAGAAGGAATCACAAGAACCAAAGATGGAGCGTTCACGTTCTCGTGGATCTCCAGGCAACTTCATTTTGATGATGGAGCTCAGGAAGAAAATAATTACCTTCAGAGACATCATTGACCTACCACCTTTCGATGGCTCTCTGAGCATAAACGAG CTGGTGATGGGAACAATGAAAGATCTGCACAAGTTTTACCCTGAAATCATACCCAGTAGTCAACTGTCAGAAGTTAAAGGAGCATCTATCGATAAG GTTCTCATCTACTTTTGTGAGGCTTTGAAATCAATTGGGGATTCATGGATGATGAATCAAGAATGGATGGACAAAGCTACATACAACATGTACAATAACAATGATCACAGGATCAATTCAGAACAAATAG TTGAAATTGCTTTGGCGACACTCACCTGCCTGATTAAGATACCAAGAGAAATGTTTGATGTCATGGATGAATATGAGCCAAATAAAGATTGTTCAAAATCCAACGCATTCAGCAAAATCTTGACGGGGTCCTATTCAGACATCAATAGCTACAGCCCATGTGGTGCTTCTCCAGAGACTCCTACATCAGTTCTTCCTCAGTTTATGGGTTCTCCTGCCTCGGTAGAATTTGCAAATTTTTATTGCTCTTCTCCTCGTCTCCGGTCTCTGAGAGCTCAGGCACTTGGGAAATTGAACCCCATGGACATAAAACGTCTCTCGTTCCAATACATGCCTTCAAACCTGGAAACTCAAGACGGCAACAGTTTGAACAGAAAAGACTCTGTGGATGATGAAACAATGGCAGAAATGGAAGCAAAGAGCAAACCTTTGTACCAAACGAGCAATTCAGATGAGGAACTGATGTTTGAAATGGAAGCAAGCAGCAATTCTGAAGTGAAAAAAGCTTCTGGCATTGAGGATCCCAGAGATTACAGCTCCAAAACACGAATGCCACAGATTGCAGCATCTGAGATTACTATAGTGACAACTAAAGCCACAGGATTGTTAAAGCCATCAGCAGCATTGTCACAAAATGCATCACAAGTTCCACCAGCGCAGCCACTCATATCCTCACCGATGATGGTAGACGTGGTAGCAAcaccactacaaccaccatcTACTCCGCAACCACTGAAGTTGCAACCAGATGTAGCAATCCCACAGCCACCACCTCCACCGTCACTGCCACCAATTGTGCTGCAGCCAACGACTGTTACAGTGGGAAGTGTACCACttccgccgccgccgccacctACTATGTCAAAAActgtagcagcagcagcagcacctcCACCGCCACCACCCATGGCATTTGGAACCGCAACAGTGGCACTCCCACCACCACCTATGTTATCAGGAAGCGGAACAGTATCACCGACGCCGCCTCCGCCACCACCTCCTCAAACATCAACTGCAAGAACTGCATCACCTCCTCCCCCACCACCCATGATGTCTTCAAAAGGATCCATGCCATtgccgccgccaccaccaccgATGCCACTCGGAAATGGAGCTgctccaccacctcctccacctGGTGCAGCAAGATCCTTACGTCCCAAGAAAACACAGACTAAACTGAAGAGATCAAGTCAGATGGGTACTCTGTATCGGGCTCTTAAGGGGAAGGTGGAAGGAGGAAATCAAGTTACTAAATCATCTAGTGGAAGAAAGGGTCCAGCTTCAAGCAGTGCTGGTGGAAAGCAGGGAATGGCTGATGCACTAGCAGAGATTACAAAGAG ATCAGCATACTTCCAACAAATTGAAGAAGATGTTCAAAAGCATGCGAAGGCAGTCACAGAGCTGAAGGCTACCATCAGTAGTTTCAAAACGAAAGACTTGACAGAATTGATCAAGTTCCACAAGCATGTTGAATCCATTCTTGAGAATTTAACTGATGAAACACAG GTGCTTGCAAGATTTGAAGGTTTTCCTCAGAAGAAACTGGAAGCATTAAGGACTGCAGCTGCCCTAGGCTCGAAGTTGAATGGAGTAGTCTCTGAACTGCAAAATTGGAAGATACAGCCTCCACTAGGCCAACTTCTTGACAAGGCCGAATGCTACTTCAACAAG ATCAAAGGAGACCTTGATGCCTTGGAGAGGACCAAAGATGAAGAATCCAAGAAATTTCGTAGTCACAACATCGACTTCGACTTCTATATCCTTGTACAAATCAAAGAGTCAATGGTGGATGTTTCTTCAAACTGCATGGAATTGGCACTCAAG GAGAGGAGGCAAGCAAAAGCAGCAGGGAAAGCAGTAACTAGAACCAAAACTGAACCTAAAAAGGCCTGTGCTAAAATGCTTTGGAGGGCTTTCCAATTCGCATTCCGGGTTTATAGCTTTGCTGGTGGACATGATGATCGAGCTGACAAGCTGACAAGAGAATTGGCCCATGAAATAGAGACTGATTCTCATGATCAATGa